In Oreochromis aureus strain Israel breed Guangdong linkage group 20, ZZ_aureus, whole genome shotgun sequence, the following are encoded in one genomic region:
- the ormdl2 gene encoding ORM1-like protein 2, translating into MNVGVAHSEVNPNTRVMNSRGIWLTYLLLTVVLHIVLLSIPFFTVPLVWTLTNVIHNLVMYLFLHTVKGTPFETPDQGKARLLTHWEQMDYGVQFTSSRKFLTISPIVLYILASFYTKYDRTHFLINTCSLLSVLLPKLPQFHGVRIFGINKY; encoded by the exons ATGAATGTGGGCGTCGCTCACAGCGAGGTAAACCCCAACACGCGGGTGATGAACAGCAGAGGGATATGGCTCACCTATCTGCTGCTCACTGTCGTGTTGCACATCGTCCTGCTCAGCATCCCTTTCTTCACTGTCCCGCTGGTCTGGACACTAACGAACGTCATCCACAATCTG GTGATGTACCTGTTTCTGCACACAGTGAAGGGCACTCCCTTTGAAACACCAGACCAAGGCAAAGCCCGTCTGCTCACACACTGGGAACAGATGGATTACGGCGTCCAGTTCACGTCTTCACGTAAATTTCTTACCATCTCACCAATTGTTCT ATATATTCTTGCAAGTTTCTACACAAAATACGATCGTACGCATTTCCTCATCAACACGTGCTCGCTCCTTAGCGTCCTCCTCCCAAAGCTGCCTCAGTTTCATGGAGTACGGATATTTGGGATCAACAAGTACTGA